The genomic segment agcggcgggTCACGGCGGTGCGGGGGGAGGCGTGACACCCGGTACGGGGAGGGTCACCCGGTACGGGGATGGTCACCCCGGTGTCAGGGGTCGCCCGGCTCGGGGGGGGTCACCCTGGTGCTGTGGGGGTCACCCAGGCGGGAGTCTGGGTGCGGGCGCGGTGCGgccccgcgctccccccgcccatcccacccccccccgCCGGCACCGGGAGAGGTGCGGGGGGGCggcccggggcggggcggcgctGACGTCACGGCCGAGCCACAGCGAGGCTGCCGGGAGCCGGCGGCCGAGGCACCGCAGCCGCCCCGCaccgcgccccgcgccccgctccGCCGAGCCCCCGCTCCGCCGAGCCCCGCGCCCAGCAGCGCGGCCGGCGGGCGCACCATGCCGGCCTGACCGCGGGGCGCGGACATCGATCCCCCCGGGCGCGGAGTCTGAATTAATCCGGGCAGCcggcgcggggagggggggcggcggtggaggaggaggaggaggaggaggcggcggcggcggcggcggcgggggggtgggggaggaaggCAGCGAGCGAGCGGGCGAGGCAGCGGCAGAGCCCGGCGGCCACCATGGAGCTGGCGATGGAGAACCTGGGCAGCCTGCACGGCGTCCCGCACTCGCAGCCCGCCGAGCTGCTGAGCCCCGCGCACGGGCGGCAGAGCTCGCACCGCAACCTGGTGCCGCACGGCCGGCCCGCCATGGTCTCGGGCATGGCCTCCATCCTGGAGGGGGGCGATTACCGCGGCGAGCACAGCCTGGGCGCCCCGCTGCACCCCGCCATGAGCATGTCCTGCGAGTCGCCCTCCGGCATGAGCCTGAGCAGCACCTACACCACGCTGACccccctgcagcacctgccGCCCATCTCCACCGTCTCGGAGAAGTTCCACCACCcgcaccaccaccaccaccaccaccacccgcACCAGCGCCTGGCCGGCAACGTCAGCGGCAGCTTCACCCTCATGCGCGACGAGCGGAGCTTGGCCTCCATGGGCAACCTCTACAGCCACTACCCCAAGGACATGCCGGCCATGGGGCAGCCCCTGTCGCCGCTGCCCAACGGGCTGGGCAGCCTCCACAACGCCCAGCAGCCGCTGGCCCCTTACGGCCCCGCCGGCCACTTGCCCAACGAGAAGATGCTCTCGCCCAACGGCTTCGACTCGCACGCCGCGATGCTGTCCCGGGGCGAGGAGCACCTGGCGCGGGGGCTGGCGGCGCCCAGCTCGGCCATGATGCCGCCGCTCAACGGGATGCACCCGCACGGCCACCCGCACGGCCAGCCCGGAGCATCGCTGCTGGGAGAGCGGGAGcgccccgcgcccggccccggctcCCAGCCCGGCGGCTCCGGGCAGGTGGAGGAGATCAACACCAAGGAGGTGGCTCAGCGGATCACGGCCGAGCTGAAGCGGTACAGCATCCCGCAGGCCATCTTCGCTCAGAGGATCTTGTGCCGCTCCCAGGGGACCCTCTCGGACCTGCTGCGGAACCCCAAGCCCTGGAGTAAGCTCAAGTCCGGCCGGGAGACTTTCCGCAGGATGTGGAAATGGTTGCAGGAGCCGGAATTTCAGAGGATGTCGGCGCTCAGGCTGGCAGGTAGGACACGGCACGGCTCGGCTCGGGCCGCCCGCTCCGCGCCTCCGGGCGGGGGGATCAGGGGGTGCTGCCAAACCCGCATGGGAACCCCTCGAGGGTTTCGGGCTGCGAACTGGGGTCTGGCTCGGCCGGGTGTTACCGACCCGGTTTGTAACATTAAGACCAAAGGAAAGGGATTTAGATTTAAGGCGAGTTATATCTACGGCGACCCCCCGGCTCCCCGGGCCTGCTGCTGCCCGCCAGAGGTGCGGGATCgcgggcggcgggagccgggAGCTGCCGCCGCTCCCCGGTCCGCCTGCCTCGGGCATTTCCCTCTCGGTCCCGCCGAACCGGCCGCTTGGCCCCGGGAGTGTCCGGCCCCCGGGGCCGCTGCTGGAGCTCCTCCGCGGTCGGTACCGGGGCCGCGCTCCGGGGAAGCTCCGGGCCACCCCTCCGGGGCCGCGCTCCGCTCCCTCCGGGCACCGGCTGCCCTCGGCAGAAGGGACGGGACCCCCGCCCCGTGTCTCCGGTTCCCGGCGGGGTCGGGATCCCCCAGCACCGATCCCCGCGGCCTCGGGCCGGCGCTGGGCCGAGGCTTCGCTGGAGAAACGCGGCTTTTCTGCGCGGAGGGAGGGCGGGGGTCGCGGGGGAAAAGGCCGGAGGGAGGGGAACAGAGGGGTCAACGGCGAGCGGGGACATGCCCGGGTGTGACCCACCACCCCCGGCACGGAGCCGCTTCCCCGGGGAAGGGCCGGAGCTCTCGGCTCCACGGGGCCGAGCCGTGGCGGAGAAAACACGCGTGTGTGATTTTTAATCTATGTTTTAAGAAATCCGAGCTCTCCGTGGAGCCGGGCAGAGCCAGCGACGAGGACCCGCCGTTATTTATGGGGGAGAGCAGCGTTCATATGTATTTAGTGTAATTCAGTTGCTCTTTAATTAGGGCAGGGTAGTGGCATCTTTTAGTTCCAGTCGATGCCCTATTGAAAAGCAGTTAATAGAATGCAAATTGTTCCTGGCTTTACAAGGTTCTGGTAAATAAAGATTTAAACACTGCCGCGATCGGCCGTTTAATGCTCCCGTTGTTGGGGCTAATTGAGCAGCGGGCTTGGGCTTCTGCCTCGCCAGAattggaaataataataaataattccataataataataacaataataataataataataatataaccgtgatgatgatgataaaaaggcggctgcagctggaggaagctCGGAGGGGTCCCTGTTCTTGGTCCTCCTCGGGGGGTCCTGGTCCCCAGCCCGGGCCAGGAATCCCTGTCCCTCTACCTGCTCGGAGGGTCCCTGTCCCCGCTGCCACCGCTCCGCTCCTCCCGCCCCCGTGGGAGGTTTGTTCTCCTTAAAatggtttttcttccccagcGTCGTTTCCCCCGGCGCCAGGGACGCCATGTCCCCATTATTTACGAGAATTAACCCCCCAGATTTCCCGGGAACGGGGTTtattcatttgctttctgtgaaaacaggaaaaaccccacagcaaATCCCCGGCCCCATCGCCCGCCATGAATCCACCCGTGTTGAACCCGCTCCCCACGGGGGCCCGGCCGCCCCACGCGGCTCGTGGAGGGGCTCGGCCGAgctgccccccggccccgccgcttTGTTCCCGGTGCCCGGCCCCGCTGGGACCCGCTTTCGTTTCGCTCCTGCCGCCGTCTCGCCCGTTCGGGCCCGGCCGTGGGGCCCGTTCCAGCCCCTCGGGctcagccccggcccggccacCCCGATCAGCGGGGTCTGGGGGAGGGGGTCGCGCTGGGGGGGCCGTACCCGAGCCCCTCTATCGATGCAGGAGAATTCCCCCCAGCCCGAGCCGCACCGAGGCC from the Chiroxiphia lanceolata isolate bChiLan1 chromosome 27, bChiLan1.pri, whole genome shotgun sequence genome contains:
- the ONECUT3 gene encoding one cut domain family member 3; protein product: MELAMENLGSLHGVPHSQPAELLSPAHGRQSSHRNLVPHGRPAMVSGMASILEGGDYRGEHSLGAPLHPAMSMSCESPSGMSLSSTYTTLTPLQHLPPISTVSEKFHHPHHHHHHHHPHQRLAGNVSGSFTLMRDERSLASMGNLYSHYPKDMPAMGQPLSPLPNGLGSLHNAQQPLAPYGPAGHLPNEKMLSPNGFDSHAAMLSRGEEHLARGLAAPSSAMMPPLNGMHPHGHPHGQPGASLLGERERPAPGPGSQPGGSGQVEEINTKEVAQRITAELKRYSIPQAIFAQRILCRSQGTLSDLLRNPKPWSKLKSGRETFRRMWKWLQEPEFQRMSALRLAACKRKEQEQQKDRSLQPKKQRLVFTDLQRRTLIAIFKENKRPSKEMQMTISQQLGLELNTVSNFFMNARRRCMNRWQEEPGANPGVPSSSTSTFSKA